Within the Salvia hispanica cultivar TCC Black 2014 chromosome 4, UniMelb_Shisp_WGS_1.0, whole genome shotgun sequence genome, the region AGGAAGTACAAGAACAGCATGAGGCCGAATAGGGTGACGCGGTCGGGTTTTTGGAAGGCGACCGGGATCGACCGCCCTATTTACTCGTCGGGCCGCGAATGCATTGGCCTTAAGAAGTCTCTCGTCTACTACCGCGGCTCGGCCGGTAAGGGCACCAAGACTGATTGGATGATGCATGAGTTCCGCCTCCCCGGCCCCCACGACTCCGGGGCCAAACAGGAAGCGGTAAGAGCCCTCATACTTTTATAACTATATCAGTTCTCTCTTTGCACcgatataaatatttttttttctttttgcaacATCGTTCTTCAaatcatttaataaatatatttatataatcatTTCAGTTCTCTCTTCACACACATAAAATATCACTCTTCTCCAAATCATTCGAAAATTGCCCTGGGGAGTCGGATTTTTTTAACCCGTATATACTTTTgaatcattcatttttttagtccAATAGCCGTCAACCATTCTTATACCacattatatatactcccccgtttttctgttttgagattttttgtttccTGACCTATTGAACAGAGGAGAAGCGTCTTACTAATTGAACTTCGCTTCATCATCCCTATGTAATGCCTgatttaacttttattatttttttaacaaatagacaccatattactatattttattataaaattataaaactaatataaaaagcaGGATTcgcatttcactaactcaatttAATCACGCAGGAAGTGTGGACGTTGTGCCGCATACTAAAGCGCGGCACCTCCTACAGGAAGTGCGTGCCGGACTGGAAGGAAATGGCGGCGGCGAAGAGGCCGAGCAACGCCTCCGCGAGCTCGGAGACGTGCAGCGTGGAGTCGTGCGACGGGCGAAGCGGCGGAAGCTATATAAGCTTCAACGCTCCGCTTACAAAGAAGCAATTAGTAGTAACACCTGAGACAAGCACAAGTGTTGAGAGCTTGATGAATGTgcaacatcatcatcatcattccTCTTCTGCAAGTTACAGTATGTATAGTGACATCAATGAGTTTCTGAGGCACGCAGATTGGGGGGATCTTCGATCTGTTGTTGATTGTGCTAATCCAGTATATGCTGATAGATATTTTTGAGTTTATTAATTATCATGTTTAATTAGAATAGATTGGAATAATTAAGAAGCCATGGGAGTTGAGATAGACATGTATAGTTTTGTCAAAAGCCCAtctcttatgtttaatttatggGGCTATGCTTTTGTTCTATGTATCATCTCACACtctatacatatacatatagaTTGAGATAGCTATTttgtagtactaataaatctTGTCTAATTAGATTTGCTCATATCGTGTTTGGGTTCAAGATCTCCGGTCCCGTTTCTCGCTCGTACAACATTCGAAAAGTCCTTTGCAGCCCACATTCCACACGGATAAGTGTTCGTTTTTGTGCAAAGTTCAAGGTAATTTTGCTGCAGATTTTCTCTCCCATTATACGTATAGCTTTCATACAGGACTTCATATTCTAGATGGCCTTCCACTGGGTATGAATGTTTGGCTACTACATAATAGATTAGGTGTTTCTTACTTGCGACAGATTCTTCAGTTTTAAAAAAGAAGGTCCAAAATTTCCTCTGATGTCAAATTAGTTGGAGTATTAGAATTTTGTCAACGATAcacttttataatatatatttttggttcCGTAACTAAAGGGTGACAATTCT harbors:
- the LOC125223844 gene encoding transcription factor JUNGBRUNNEN 1-like isoform X1 encodes the protein MEEVENMSITFSSKEEEEDLQLPGFRFHPTDEELVGFYLRRKVEKRPIRLDLIKHVDIYKFDPWDLPKSGGGGAGEKEWYFFCRRGRKYKNSMRPNRVTRSGFWKATGIDRPIYSSGRECIGLKKSLVYYRGSAGKGTKTDWMMHEFRLPGPHDSGAKQEAEVWTLCRILKRGTSYRKCVPDWKEMAAAKRPSNASASSETCSVESCDGRSGGSYISFNAPLTKKQLVVTPETSTSVESLMNVQHHHHHSSSASYSMYSDINEFLRHADWGDLRSVVDCANPVYADRYF
- the LOC125223844 gene encoding transcription factor JUNGBRUNNEN 1-like isoform X2, giving the protein MEEVENMSITFSSKEEEEDLQLPGFRFHPTDEELVGFYLRRKVEKRPIRLDLIKHVDIYKFDPWDLPKSGGGGAGEKEWYFFCRRGRKYKNSMRPNRVTRSGFWKATGIDRPIYSSGRECIGLKKSLVYYRGSAGKGTKTDWMMHEFRLPGPHDSGAKQEAEVWTLCRILKRGTSYRKCVPDWKEMAAAKRPSNASASSETCSVESCDGRSGGSYISFNAPLTKKQLVVTPETSTSVESLMNVQHHHHHSSSASYNLLISCLGSRSPVPFLARTTFEKSFAAHIPHG